Proteins encoded together in one Planctomyces sp. SH-PL14 window:
- a CDS encoding GlcG/HbpS family heme-binding protein, whose product MPRARLALLAVLSFFVFDCPVGTAADPDAAPAGSGTELIVRNRVRLQLAGAEVVVAAARKKAAAMGLAVNIAVVDDGGHLVAFVRMDKARPASGSTAMTKAVTAATFRQPTGPLPANGEPDVLLNISLQNAAAASGGKLTTLKGGVPIVVDGEVIGAVGVGGGSGEQDAEVARAGIEAFAAELQKTAASRD is encoded by the coding sequence ATGCCTCGCGCTCGCCTCGCACTCCTGGCCGTGCTGTCCTTCTTCGTATTCGATTGCCCAGTCGGGACCGCCGCCGATCCGGACGCGGCGCCAGCCGGTAGCGGGACGGAGCTCATTGTGCGGAACCGCGTGCGGCTTCAGCTTGCCGGGGCGGAAGTGGTCGTGGCCGCGGCTCGGAAGAAGGCGGCCGCCATGGGGCTGGCGGTCAACATCGCGGTTGTTGATGACGGCGGGCATCTCGTCGCCTTCGTCCGCATGGACAAGGCTCGACCGGCGAGCGGTTCCACCGCCATGACCAAGGCCGTGACCGCCGCCACGTTCCGCCAGCCGACCGGGCCGCTTCCCGCCAACGGAGAGCCGGACGTTCTTCTCAACATCAGCCTGCAGAACGCCGCGGCCGCGAGCGGGGGAAAGCTCACCACTCTCAAGGGGGGCGTGCCGATCGTTGTGGATGGCGAGGTGATCGGCGCGGTCGGCGTGGGGGGCGGATCGGGCGAGCAGGATGCCGAGGTAGCCCGCGCCGGGATCGAGGCCTTTGCGGCGGAACTGCAGAAGACGGCCGCTTCCCGCGACTGA